A section of the Anaerosporomusa subterranea genome encodes:
- a CDS encoding TetR/AcrR family transcriptional regulator: MKNRIIQVAAQAMNERGTKFTVDTVAQRLGISKKTLYQYVSSKEELIHLIVDVALGDVHSQQTEILHSNKTLVEKLTSVLTSQPHIFGPINDWIFDDIKNSCPAAWDDIEEFRRSRAQVVIDLLEEGKASGEIRSINSPIAAQALHGALREMFDYGFLTSANLTFKDAMSGCVDLLIHGMLKSGGENLE, from the coding sequence ATGAAGAACCGAATTATTCAAGTTGCCGCGCAAGCCATGAATGAACGGGGAACAAAATTCACTGTTGATACGGTTGCGCAACGCTTAGGCATTTCCAAAAAGACCTTGTATCAGTATGTCTCATCCAAAGAAGAATTGATTCACCTGATCGTTGATGTCGCGTTAGGGGATGTACACAGCCAACAAACTGAAATTCTCCATAGTAATAAGACGTTGGTGGAAAAGCTAACGTCTGTTTTAACGTCGCAGCCTCATATTTTCGGGCCCATTAATGATTGGATCTTTGACGATATCAAGAACTCCTGCCCGGCGGCCTGGGATGACATTGAAGAATTTCGCCGCAGTCGTGCGCAAGTGGTCATTGATCTATTGGAGGAGGGGAAGGCGTCTGGTGAAATCCGATCAATTAATAGCCCGATTGCTGCCCAAGCCTTGCACGGAGCGCTCAGAGAAATGTTCGACTATGGCTTTTTGACAAGCGCCAACCTAACTTTCAAGGATGCCATGTCTGGCTGTGTCGATTTGTTGATCCACGGTATGTTGAAGAGTGGAGGTGAGAATCTTGAGTAA